A single genomic interval of Vibrio maritimus harbors:
- a CDS encoding GntR family transcriptional regulator, whose protein sequence is MSKLRSMATTKAKYSDIYQAIKQRILSGEYSTTEKLPGGSEFAEEFGCSELTIKKALDILVTEGLVVRKRGSGSFVKRPLGNAGYAHLHGTKANVIANGQSVETKVLEFQVVPADEHVAKRLNCDVEDMLYNTTRLRIIDGIASSLEETYMPISIILGLKREHAEDSIYSFITDKLGLKIHSSTMEISVVKASAFYAEQFGIAEGEPLVNVEQVVYLDDGEIFEYSNVKHRWENYKFATNFFKI, encoded by the coding sequence CCAAAGCGAAATACTCTGATATCTATCAAGCGATCAAGCAGCGCATTCTGTCTGGGGAATACAGCACCACTGAAAAGCTCCCTGGCGGCAGCGAGTTTGCCGAAGAGTTCGGTTGTAGTGAACTGACCATCAAAAAAGCACTGGATATCTTGGTAACGGAAGGCTTGGTCGTGCGCAAACGTGGCTCTGGCTCTTTTGTAAAAAGACCATTAGGTAATGCTGGCTATGCTCATCTGCATGGGACCAAAGCTAATGTTATTGCTAACGGTCAATCCGTAGAAACTAAAGTGCTCGAGTTTCAGGTCGTACCCGCCGACGAACATGTTGCCAAGCGTCTTAACTGCGATGTGGAAGATATGCTCTATAACACCACCAGACTGCGCATCATTGACGGTATCGCGTCCTCACTGGAAGAAACCTATATGCCAATCAGTATCATCTTAGGTTTAAAAAGAGAGCATGCCGAGGACTCCATCTACAGCTTTATTACCGATAAACTTGGTCTAAAAATACACAGTTCGACAATGGAAATTTCTGTCGTTAAAGCGAGTGCCTTTTACGCCGAGCAGTTTGGGATCGCTGAAGGAGAGCCACTGGTCAATGTAGAACAGGTAGTGTACCTTGATGATGGTGAGATTTTTGAGTACTCCAATGTGAAGCACCGTTGGGAGAATTATAAGTTCGCGACTAACTTCTTCAAGATTTAA
- a CDS encoding GGDEF domain-containing protein, with protein sequence MDSIQLRVYKERYLRTAALFRHAVKNHAIMGALFAVLLFLTTDLNSELFAWYACMCCVIWLRHLSIQSAIKKLDSLTATSRRFDLIFAASPILNGFVWSIGIWLAFSQNNFQVTIASLLVAASVAFHGYSYLSYSKTSYIGYFIAVFSLPTVYAFSEGWYLIGMVFIFGMFHFVFFNTHQSDIATSRLYEHFEHTQLIAKLTQAEKQLTRHAKFDNLTGLYRRREYEKRFVGLKYTALIRQQSIGVALFDVDHFKQFNDTYGHLFGDEVLVKVANLIKMHASNTVFAGRFGGEEFVLIGIFDSKKQFIEVLELVRQQTERLALSEHNTSVTISAGACFQPATESIELRDYILESDSALYQAKASGRNKVVQSDELNQQKQYSSISVS encoded by the coding sequence ATGGACTCAATCCAACTACGTGTATACAAAGAACGCTATCTTCGAACTGCGGCACTGTTTCGTCATGCGGTAAAAAACCATGCCATCATGGGCGCGCTTTTCGCTGTACTTCTGTTCTTAACTACAGACCTAAACAGTGAACTTTTCGCTTGGTATGCTTGTATGTGTTGTGTCATTTGGCTTCGTCATCTCTCTATTCAATCTGCCATTAAAAAGCTTGATTCTCTGACCGCTACTAGCCGTCGTTTTGATCTTATTTTTGCAGCCTCACCAATATTGAACGGCTTTGTTTGGAGTATTGGGATATGGCTTGCTTTCTCTCAAAATAACTTTCAAGTCACCATAGCGTCACTGCTTGTTGCTGCGTCTGTTGCGTTTCATGGGTACTCTTACCTCTCTTACAGCAAGACGAGTTACATCGGCTATTTTATTGCTGTGTTTAGCTTACCGACGGTCTATGCGTTTAGTGAGGGCTGGTATCTTATTGGGATGGTTTTTATATTTGGCATGTTTCACTTTGTGTTTTTCAACACTCATCAGTCAGACATCGCGACCTCGAGGCTATATGAACACTTCGAGCACACCCAACTTATCGCTAAGCTTACACAGGCAGAAAAGCAGCTAACCCGACACGCAAAGTTCGACAATCTAACTGGTCTTTATCGAAGGCGCGAATACGAAAAGCGCTTTGTCGGTCTTAAGTACACGGCACTTATTCGTCAGCAGTCCATCGGTGTTGCTCTATTTGATGTTGACCATTTCAAGCAGTTCAATGACACCTATGGTCACTTATTTGGTGATGAGGTTCTTGTCAAAGTAGCCAATCTCATCAAGATGCATGCCTCTAACACTGTCTTTGCAGGCCGCTTTGGTGGGGAGGAGTTCGTTCTGATTGGAATTTTCGACTCTAAAAAACAGTTTATCGAAGTATTAGAGCTGGTCCGCCAACAAACCGAAAGACTCGCTCTTTCCGAACACAATACATCGGTCACCATCAGTGCAGGTGCTTGCTTCCAACCTGCCACAGAGTCAATCGAGCTTCGTGATTATATTCTCGAATCGGACTCAGCGCTCTACCAAGCGAAAGCCTCAGGTAGAAACAAAGTTGTACAGTCAGATGAACTTAATCAACAGAAACAATATAGCTCAATTTCAGTCAGTTAA
- a CDS encoding MFS transporter — translation MENTTDFAVKTGFKVPVIALSLYAVASGYLMSLIPLMLNQYGIDASNASWLASVFYAGLLVGAVIIEPAVKHVGHRVAFIACLALFIATIITLPLVPVAGVWLVARFIAGIAVAGVFVIVESWLLVGDESSRAKRLGLYMGSLYGGSALGQLGIGFIGIEGSVPFVVILSMLSAAIMVLMFVPTQQPQSAHSATLSLKQVAKLNHAAIIGCIVSGLTLGSIYGLMPVELTHREVSQTNLSALMALVILGGMAVQTIVPALIKVAGRTPLMGLFCLLGVFGVGLVILSDDLSVLAISLFLIGMATFALYPIAINLGCDKLDESFIVSATQVMLFCYSIGSVAGPMIADWFMNGTQGLMAYLLATMMATAIYMFIASIRTKKHLVAGE, via the coding sequence GTGGAAAACACAACTGATTTCGCAGTAAAAACTGGTTTCAAAGTTCCTGTTATTGCGCTATCACTTTATGCCGTGGCATCGGGCTATCTCATGAGTCTGATCCCTCTGATGTTGAATCAGTATGGCATAGACGCGAGCAACGCAAGTTGGTTGGCGAGTGTGTTTTATGCGGGTCTGCTAGTTGGTGCGGTCATCATTGAACCTGCGGTAAAACATGTCGGTCACCGCGTCGCATTTATTGCTTGTTTGGCGCTGTTTATCGCGACCATCATCACTCTACCTCTAGTCCCAGTGGCAGGAGTATGGTTAGTTGCTCGCTTTATTGCTGGTATTGCGGTTGCAGGTGTCTTTGTCATCGTCGAGTCCTGGCTATTAGTCGGTGATGAGTCGAGCCGCGCAAAACGTCTGGGGCTTTACATGGGCTCGCTGTATGGCGGTTCGGCGCTTGGGCAGCTTGGCATTGGTTTTATTGGTATCGAAGGCAGTGTACCGTTCGTCGTGATACTCTCAATGCTGAGCGCAGCGATTATGGTACTGATGTTTGTCCCAACTCAGCAGCCGCAAAGTGCGCATTCCGCAACCTTGTCGCTTAAGCAGGTTGCAAAGCTTAACCATGCAGCGATCATTGGCTGCATCGTTTCGGGTCTAACGCTGGGCTCAATCTACGGTTTGATGCCAGTCGAGCTGACGCACCGTGAGGTGTCACAAACGAACCTAAGCGCACTAATGGCACTGGTTATTCTTGGTGGTATGGCAGTGCAAACCATCGTTCCAGCATTGATTAAAGTAGCAGGACGTACGCCATTGATGGGCCTTTTCTGTCTACTCGGTGTTTTTGGTGTGGGACTGGTGATCTTAAGCGACGACTTAAGTGTGTTGGCAATCAGTCTATTCTTGATAGGCATGGCAACATTTGCGCTCTACCCAATCGCCATTAATCTTGGCTGCGATAAACTGGACGAGAGCTTCATTGTCTCCGCTACACAGGTGATGCTGTTTTGCTACAGTATTGGCTCTGTGGCAGGCCCTATGATTGCTGACTGGTTTATGAATGGCACGCAAGGTCTGATGGCATACTTACTAGCAACCATGATGGCAACTGCTATCTACATGTTTATCGCTAGCATCCGTACCAAGAAGCATTTGGTGGCAGGCGAATAA
- a CDS encoding 2Fe-2S iron-sulfur cluster-binding protein: MFKFKPSQITIDGQSTVIQADEKNLVELASRVGVRIPAPCLKNKRKHGCCKACLVEVDGAQTYACSAKPKPNTEVVVDREDLKQIRKESIRDFKQNVKSGKTQVCQC; encoded by the coding sequence ATGTTCAAATTCAAGCCTTCCCAAATCACTATCGATGGTCAATCCACCGTTATACAAGCCGATGAAAAAAATCTAGTGGAGCTGGCAAGCCGAGTGGGCGTTCGTATTCCTGCACCGTGTTTAAAGAACAAGCGCAAGCACGGCTGCTGCAAGGCATGTTTGGTTGAAGTTGATGGAGCTCAGACTTACGCATGCAGCGCTAAGCCGAAACCTAATACTGAGGTCGTTGTTGATAGAGAGGATCTTAAACAGATCCGCAAGGAGTCCATTCGTGATTTTAAACAAAATGTAAAATCGGGAAAGACTCAGGTTTGCCAGTGTTAG